One part of the Raphanus sativus cultivar WK10039 chromosome 7, ASM80110v3, whole genome shotgun sequence genome encodes these proteins:
- the LOC108834885 gene encoding RING-H2 finger protein ATL8: protein LLSTFKPNSLLLLVSVMARLLQEATSPSPLEVSPTLSSDLIVIIAALLCALICVLGLLAVSRCTWLWRIATSNSGQTHQPPVAAANKGLKKKVLRSLPKVTYSPDSPPAEKLAECAICLTEFAPGDEIRVLPQCGHGFHVSCIDTWLGSHSSCPSCRQILVVASARCHKCGGLPGSSSSGSEPDAGIKQLEDAPDNFLP from the coding sequence CTACTCTCAACTTTTAAACCGAACTCTCTTCTCTTGTTGGTCTCTGTAATGGCACGTCTTCTTCAAGAAGCCACCTCTCCATCTCCGCTGGAGGTTTCTCCGACATTAAGCTCCGATCTCATAGTCATCATAGCTGCTCTTCTCTGTGCACTCATTTGCGTCCTCGGCTTACTCGCCGTCTCTCGATGCACCTGGCTCTGGCGTATAGCCACCTCGAACTCGGGCCAGACTCATCAACCGCCGGTAGCTGCGGCCAATAAAGGATTGAAAAAGAAAGTCCTCCGTTCTCTGCCGAAGGTCACCTACTCGCCGGATTCGCCACCGGCGGAGAAACTCGCCGAGTGTGCTATCTGTCTGACGGAATTCGCCCCCGGCGATGAGATCAGAGTGTTGCCGCAGTGTGGTCATGGTTTCCACGTATCGTGTATTGACACGTGGCTTGGGTCCCATTCTTCGTGTCCTTCTTGCCGTCAAATCTTGGTTGTTGCTAGTGCTAGGTGTCACAAATGCGGCGGGTTGCCCGGTAGCTCAAGCTCAGGATCCGAACCCGATGCCGGTATCAAGCAACTTGAAGATGCTCCTGATAATTTCTTACCTTGA
- the LOC130498027 gene encoding probable inorganic phosphate transporter 1-9: protein MLEKLNLIYTALVENNARQAAKDMQRVMSPTTMSQIADDTSSETLELPPSSSSSYKLFSRRFFSLHGRDLFAASANWFLVDVVFYTSNLLLSQIFSFSNKPINSTNVYDSAFEVAKLAAIIAACSTIPGYWFTVYFIDRVGRVKIQIMGFFCMAVVYLVAGIPYSWYWSKHEKTNKGFMILYGLIFFFSNFGPNTTTFIIPAELFPTRFRSTCHGISGAAGKFGAIVGTVGFLWATKHEEKDKGEVFPEVRRVRIAFLILGAVCIAGVLVTYFFTRETMGRSLEENEEDDTDSTCASGNELFPIE from the coding sequence ATACACAGCTCTTGTTGAAAACAACGCAAGACAAGCAGCAAAAGACATGCAAAGAGTCATGTCCCCAACCACGATGTCTCAAATAGCCGACGATACATCATCGGAGACACTAGAACTaccaccatcttcttcttcctcctacAAACTCTTCTCCCGCCGTTTCTTCAGCCTTCACGGCCGTGACCTCTTCGCAGCCTCAGCCAACTGGTTCCTAGTGGACGTGGTCTTTTACACAAGCAACCTCCTCCTCTCTCAAATCTTCAGTTTCTCCAACAAACCTATCAACTCCACAAACGTCTATGACTCTGCCTTTGAGGTGGCTAAACTCGCAGCCATCATAGCCGCTTGCTCCACCATCCCCGGCTACTGGTTTACCGTCTATTTCATCGATAGAGTCGGTCGTGTCAAGATTCAGATAATGGGTTTTTTCTGTATGGCCGTTGTTTACCTAGTCGCTGGGATACCGTACAGTTGGTATTGGTCTAAGCATGAGAAGACTAATAAAGGCTTTATGATTCTTTACGGATTGATCTTTTTCTTTAGCAACTTTGGACCGAACACGACGACATTTATCATCCCGGCGGAGCTTTTCCCGACAAGGTTTAGGTCTACGTGTCACGGGATATCCGGAGCTGCCGGGAAGTTTGGAGCCATTGTTGGGACGGTTGGTTTCTTGTGGGCCACTAAACACGAAGAAAAGGACAAAGGAGAGGTTTTTCCAGAGGTAAGACGCGTGAGGATAGCGTTTTTAATCCTTGGTGCAGTTTGTATCGCTGGAGTTTTGGTGACGTACTTCTTCACTCGTGAAACTATGGGAAGATCGTTAGAAGAGAACGAAGAGGACGACACTGATTCCACATGTGCTTCTGGTAATGAGTTGTTCCCAATAGAATAG